The following proteins are encoded in a genomic region of Opitutus sp.:
- a CDS encoding glycoside hydrolase family 2, with protein MNQPSAKNSGGADQFALIATANPTDRTAGLVEPQPPVLTNTSLPVEPASGREFFTPLSARDTPEAVRADLEALKKTFAPFMQRLAPALPMKRAAMPLDSFSWRIGTDADRADFSSALTGDGAWETVTIPHYGEPLGRAVTYYRREFELPTDFAAPGAVFLCFKGVDYIAHVFVNGNYHGSHEGFFAPFEFEITKSLRSGINTLVVKVENDAVQLGNTSWTDTSEQGDKIYAATGPGYDDPAVGWHHCPPGMGIYQAVRIEARAPQHFHDLFIRPRREDGLLDLTFEVWNCTRGNEPVDISFSIFGRNFEATVCMDQKLKAINPAGSGVNFYRVTVKAEGLRDWEPDAPWLYELHAVLLDAEGKLLDAASRHFGMRSFRIDEESTPKGRLYLNGREIRLRGANTMGHEQQCVMRGDFDQLVEDLLLAKVCNMNFLRLTQRPVQSEIYEYADMLGLMLQTDLPLFGVVRRNLVCELVRQAREMERLVRNSPANIMVTYINEPFPNARKKPERHLQRPEMEAFFECADRVIHLENPDRVIKHVDGDYDPPCASLPDNHCYNIWYNGHGLDLGKLHKGYWLKVKPDWMYACGEFGAEGLEDESLMRKFYPREWLPWTPEAEKAWSPTSIVRAQSGKFHYLWFEAGKSVGEWIATSQAHQAWGVRLMTEAFRRDNRNNSFAVHLFIDAFPSGWMKTIMDCERRPKLAFYAYRDACAPLMISLRSDRDRFFAGEAMPIELWLCNDTHNVPEGVRLAWRIRQGERILEGGSATAGIVPMEAAFQGVASFHAPQETGAVVVEVALIDRDGRTIQSAQQTFQVYPQVPAVPPLETVVIGQPSGKAERLVKALSLRVSKIDQLAKAQLILIDDLALYAAHEVDITAAVRRGARCVFLSVQEGVHRIVGEEIEFFRCTSNPVHFVSRDTDHPLVEGLEANSVKFWFDEDLGYVSPFLHTTFKSESWEPVYFSGSGGMATSWGPVHAVALKQDGKGCWIICQLDLHNRIKTNPVAARAAERLIAATF; from the coding sequence ATGAACCAACCATCTGCGAAGAACTCCGGCGGAGCCGACCAGTTCGCCCTCATTGCCACCGCGAACCCCACCGATCGCACGGCGGGCCTGGTGGAGCCTCAACCGCCTGTGCTGACGAACACCTCTCTGCCGGTGGAACCCGCCAGTGGAAGGGAGTTTTTCACTCCGCTTTCCGCGCGCGACACGCCGGAGGCGGTGCGGGCCGACTTGGAGGCCTTGAAGAAAACCTTCGCGCCCTTCATGCAGCGACTGGCTCCGGCACTACCGATGAAGCGGGCGGCCATGCCGCTTGATAGCTTTTCATGGAGGATCGGCACGGATGCGGACAGGGCGGATTTTTCAAGCGCGCTGACAGGTGATGGGGCTTGGGAAACGGTGACGATCCCGCACTATGGCGAGCCTCTCGGCCGAGCAGTGACCTACTACCGGCGGGAGTTTGAATTGCCGACGGACTTCGCCGCGCCGGGTGCGGTGTTCCTCTGCTTCAAGGGCGTGGACTACATCGCCCATGTCTTCGTGAACGGCAACTACCATGGTTCGCACGAAGGGTTTTTCGCGCCTTTTGAATTCGAGATCACCAAGTCGCTGCGCTCCGGCATCAACACACTCGTGGTGAAGGTCGAGAACGACGCGGTGCAGTTGGGCAACACGAGTTGGACCGATACCTCCGAGCAGGGCGACAAAATTTACGCCGCCACCGGTCCGGGCTATGATGATCCCGCCGTAGGCTGGCACCACTGTCCGCCGGGCATGGGAATCTACCAAGCCGTGCGGATCGAAGCGCGAGCACCCCAGCATTTCCACGATCTTTTCATCCGCCCGCGTCGCGAGGATGGTCTGCTCGACCTCACCTTCGAAGTTTGGAACTGCACGCGCGGCAATGAACCGGTGGATATATCCTTTTCGATCTTCGGTCGGAATTTCGAGGCCACGGTCTGCATGGATCAGAAACTCAAAGCGATCAACCCCGCCGGATCGGGAGTGAATTTCTACCGCGTCACGGTGAAGGCCGAGGGGCTGCGCGATTGGGAACCAGACGCGCCTTGGCTCTACGAATTGCACGCGGTGTTGCTCGATGCGGAGGGCAAGTTGCTCGACGCGGCCTCCCGTCATTTCGGCATGCGCTCTTTCCGTATCGACGAGGAATCCACGCCCAAGGGCCGCCTCTACCTGAACGGCCGCGAAATACGCCTACGTGGTGCCAACACCATGGGGCACGAGCAGCAATGCGTGATGCGCGGCGACTTCGATCAACTCGTCGAGGACCTCCTGCTGGCGAAGGTCTGCAACATGAATTTCCTGCGACTCACCCAGCGTCCGGTCCAGTCGGAGATCTACGAGTATGCCGACATGCTTGGCCTCATGCTGCAAACCGACCTTCCTCTCTTCGGCGTGGTGCGGCGCAACTTGGTCTGCGAGCTGGTGCGGCAGGCCCGGGAAATGGAGCGCCTCGTGCGCAACAGCCCGGCCAACATCATGGTCACCTATATCAATGAGCCATTCCCCAATGCGCGGAAGAAGCCTGAGAGGCACCTTCAGCGACCCGAAATGGAGGCGTTTTTCGAGTGCGCCGACCGCGTCATCCATTTGGAAAATCCCGACCGCGTGATCAAACATGTCGATGGCGATTACGATCCACCCTGCGCGTCGCTCCCTGACAACCACTGCTACAACATCTGGTATAACGGCCACGGCCTCGACCTCGGGAAACTGCACAAAGGCTATTGGCTCAAGGTCAAACCCGACTGGATGTATGCCTGCGGCGAATTCGGAGCAGAGGGCCTCGAAGACGAATCGCTTATGAGGAAGTTCTATCCGCGCGAGTGGCTGCCATGGACTCCGGAAGCGGAGAAGGCTTGGAGCCCAACTTCGATCGTGAGGGCTCAGAGCGGCAAGTTCCATTACCTATGGTTTGAAGCCGGGAAGTCGGTCGGGGAATGGATCGCAACCAGCCAGGCACATCAGGCCTGGGGCGTGCGCCTGATGACCGAGGCCTTCCGCCGCGACAACCGCAACAACAGCTTTGCCGTCCATCTTTTCATAGACGCCTTCCCCTCGGGATGGATGAAGACGATCATGGATTGCGAGCGCCGGCCGAAGCTCGCCTTTTACGCCTACCGTGATGCCTGCGCTCCACTGATGATCAGCCTGCGCAGCGACCGTGACCGCTTTTTTGCAGGCGAGGCGATGCCGATCGAACTCTGGCTCTGTAACGACACCCACAACGTTCCCGAAGGCGTGCGCCTAGCGTGGCGCATTCGTCAGGGTGAGCGGATTCTCGAGGGAGGATCGGCTACCGCAGGCATCGTGCCGATGGAGGCCGCCTTCCAGGGCGTTGCATCATTCCATGCGCCGCAAGAAACCGGGGCCGTGGTTGTGGAGGTCGCCTTGATCGATCGCGATGGACGCACGATTCAGAGTGCGCAACAAACCTTTCAGGTTTACCCGCAAGTGCCTGCCGTGCCGCCGCTGGAAACGGTCGTCATCGGACAACCATCGGGCAAGGCCGAGCGGCTGGTCAAGGCATTGAGCCTTAGAGTTTCGAAGATCGATCAACTGGCGAAGGCTCAATTGATCCTCATCGATGATCTCGCTCTCTATGCCGCACACGAAGTGGACATAACCGCTGCGGTTCGTCGTGGCGCGCGCTGTGTTTTTCTGAGCGTTCAAGAAGGCGTCCATCGCATCGTTGGTGAAGAAATTGAGTTTTTCAGATGCACCAGCAACCCCGTGCATTTTGTCAGCCGCGATACTGATCACCCGCTGGTCGAGGGACTGGAGGCAAATAGCGTCAAATTCTGGTTCGACGAGGATCTCGGTTATGTTTCGCCGTTTCTGCACACGACCTTCAAGTCCGAGAGTTGGGAGCCAGTCTATTTCTCCGGTTCGGGTGGCATGGCCACCTCGTGGGGACCTGTTCACGCAGTTGCTTTGAAGCAGGATGGCAAAGGGTGTTGGATCATCTGCCAGCTCGATCTCCACAACCGCATCAAGACCAACCCGGTTGCTGCACGCGCTGCTGAGCGCCTCATTGCTGCAACTTTTTGA
- a CDS encoding glycosyl hydrolase family 43, producing MPGYWIWCGSVIRGGDGRYHLFASRWPDNLAFSPHWITNSEVVHAVADRPEGPFEFSDVALPPRGAEYWDGRMTHNPTIHFHDGTYYLFYTGTTYEGPTPSLETPIPASDPGNLSDPAAVPELLVKAHSGQRVGVATSSSPSGPWKRMDAPLLLPRPGQWDGLITTNPSISIRPDGHTLMVYKSVEYRGGPMHLGVAAAETPTGPFTRLSDEPIVAFDEDDDDLEDPCIWWAGDHYEMLAKCMEGRVCSQPKAGLLFRSDDGLNWSLVSRDPAYTRDLSWSDGSSSQQSFLERPQVLIQDGRLTHIYFATAVGSDHIGKVTASWNQSITLR from the coding sequence ATGCCGGGCTACTGGATCTGGTGCGGCTCCGTGATTCGCGGCGGCGATGGTCGCTACCATCTCTTTGCCTCGCGCTGGCCGGACAATTTGGCTTTCAGTCCGCACTGGATCACCAACTCCGAAGTCGTCCATGCCGTGGCGGATCGACCGGAAGGGCCTTTCGAATTTAGCGATGTCGCGCTGCCACCGCGTGGAGCGGAATACTGGGATGGGCGGATGACGCACAACCCCACGATCCATTTTCACGACGGCACCTACTATCTGTTTTACACCGGCACGACCTATGAGGGGCCCACGCCCTCGCTGGAAACCCCCATTCCCGCCAGCGATCCAGGAAACCTGAGCGATCCGGCCGCCGTGCCCGAGTTGCTCGTCAAGGCTCACTCGGGTCAGCGCGTCGGCGTGGCAACGAGTTCATCGCCATCGGGCCCGTGGAAACGCATGGATGCGCCACTGCTTCTGCCGCGACCCGGGCAATGGGATGGCCTCATCACCACCAACCCATCGATCTCCATCCGCCCCGACGGCCACACGCTCATGGTTTACAAATCCGTCGAGTATCGCGGCGGGCCGATGCACCTCGGCGTTGCGGCGGCAGAGACGCCGACAGGCCCCTTCACGCGACTCTCAGACGAGCCGATCGTGGCCTTTGATGAAGATGATGACGACCTCGAGGACCCCTGCATCTGGTGGGCAGGGGATCATTACGAAATGCTCGCGAAGTGCATGGAGGGCCGCGTTTGCTCGCAACCGAAAGCCGGTCTGCTGTTCCGCTCCGATGATGGCCTGAACTGGTCCTTGGTGAGCCGTGACCCCGCCTACACCCGCGACCTCTCATGGTCGGACGGGAGTTCGTCGCAACAATCATTTTTGGAGCGCCCGCAGGTTCTCATCCAGGACGGACGCCTCACCCACATCTACTTCGCCACCGCCGTCGGTTCCGACCACATCGGCAAAGTCACCGCCTCGTGGAACCAATCCATCACCCTTCGATAG
- a CDS encoding LamG domain-containing protein, with protein sequence MKIRQDLPAFGKLICSINAVWTRSLFLITSFLACASIAFTGCTSAGQQALSVPPAAPEPSPVFSLSDEVVEDSLKGNARIQDGILILDGNGDYIERPSLNEFSLSKGLTVAATVKLDAIKNHIIAGKVGEWLFGFNADARIYFNIMAKKGDWSCDTKSAAKIVKEGEWVHLAAVYRPNTDPLAAAKGRVEIYLNGIQVGSREMLLEPEEGQGPLRIGRLWGDSRQANTWDMRGEISDLRLFNSALDASEIVSLACEQPGITVAPLVFEVVPDVSGDRLGMRAEPRLSSKERAALQAAEAKGKAALTVTVQGPNKGASAKQEARFTYDPKTATYWMPYQWSDGRHEVGLSLEGGDSVLTASRPVIKPPTPWIGQGKAPTEVMTPWTPLQTSDGRSVESWGRRYLFDGPFPKSILNQGREMLRAPITLKAQAGKEQARLTETDRATVVESPVRAEFKGDATFPGIKDLKVSWTSWTEYDGVTHTTVTLTPIRKNVQLDALSLSIPLRPDMTKYLFGAMGEHPLKFQAHGSSASRPMRLHGQRVELGRFMPYLWLNNLDEGFVWFANSDANWVNSGDRAPIVVDSGAEAGITLRLIDKPTTLTGPVTYSLGFQATPVKPLREDRFSHRWGETAHQPEVSDYIYLPGYAQRVGMWVPMDTPKLKKFLDDHLARGISCFPYGSINGTGDNNPVYDFFKPLWHAPGGYVFGPFNYSRNFPSYEKDGKRANPYVGDELIKTLVTHNLTRVNPGIPSYADYLCWSAEELQRQVGPTSLYTDLSSHVDPAWTTDLNKVNPAHLQVDQFGRKVFDYRILGLRDLARRLAGIVRENSTPERPLSWMAHDQNRFCPVYHGYADWWYPGEQYNDICAKVGPFALIDGTISPEHFRVESAAEQASGVPSVLITDFLRWSFKRDPGYWGATNLGGTVTTEQKNEAADSVIARCAVEGVEFIASWEMKDQSPEWWKLRARLGIGSPQARFFPYWRPGCPAKTSTDKALVSAYAFDSQRAVLAIANTLPKETPVDVSVDLAALGWPSGSEPVLTDERTGASIPWNNGQFTVPVKARNYTLVSLQPSPSNP encoded by the coding sequence ATGAAAATCCGACAAGACCTGCCTGCTTTTGGAAAATTGATCTGCAGCATCAATGCGGTTTGGACTCGAAGTCTTTTTCTTATCACCAGCTTCTTAGCCTGTGCTTCTATTGCTTTCACCGGCTGCACGTCAGCCGGTCAGCAAGCGTTGTCAGTTCCTCCTGCCGCACCAGAACCGTCGCCGGTCTTTTCATTGAGCGATGAAGTGGTGGAGGACTCCCTGAAAGGCAATGCACGAATCCAGGACGGAATTCTGATTCTCGACGGCAATGGCGACTACATCGAGCGGCCCTCCTTGAATGAGTTTTCACTCTCCAAGGGACTCACGGTGGCGGCCACCGTGAAGCTCGATGCGATTAAAAACCACATCATCGCCGGCAAAGTCGGCGAGTGGCTTTTCGGCTTCAACGCCGATGCTCGCATCTATTTTAACATCATGGCGAAAAAGGGCGATTGGTCGTGCGACACCAAGTCAGCAGCCAAGATAGTGAAGGAGGGAGAGTGGGTCCATTTGGCTGCGGTTTACCGGCCGAATACCGATCCGCTCGCTGCCGCCAAGGGACGAGTCGAAATCTACCTCAATGGCATCCAAGTGGGGTCCAGAGAAATGCTCCTGGAGCCAGAGGAGGGCCAAGGCCCCCTACGCATCGGACGGCTTTGGGGCGACTCTCGACAGGCCAATACTTGGGACATGAGGGGGGAAATCAGCGACCTGCGTCTTTTCAATAGCGCGCTGGACGCATCGGAAATCGTCTCGCTGGCCTGCGAGCAGCCCGGCATCACCGTGGCTCCCTTGGTCTTCGAGGTGGTGCCGGATGTTTCCGGGGATCGTCTGGGAATGCGGGCCGAGCCTCGGCTCTCGTCCAAGGAACGGGCAGCGCTTCAAGCTGCGGAGGCAAAAGGTAAGGCGGCACTCACGGTGACCGTGCAAGGGCCCAACAAAGGCGCGAGCGCCAAGCAGGAGGCGCGTTTCACTTATGATCCCAAGACGGCGACCTACTGGATGCCTTACCAATGGTCGGACGGCAGACATGAGGTAGGATTAAGTCTTGAAGGCGGGGACAGCGTGCTCACGGCTTCGCGCCCGGTGATCAAACCTCCGACTCCATGGATCGGCCAAGGAAAGGCCCCGACCGAGGTGATGACACCTTGGACACCGCTGCAAACTTCCGATGGGCGTTCTGTCGAGTCCTGGGGACGCCGCTATCTCTTTGATGGCCCGTTTCCGAAAAGCATCCTCAACCAAGGCCGCGAAATGCTGCGTGCGCCGATCACGCTCAAGGCTCAGGCAGGCAAGGAACAGGCGCGACTCACCGAAACCGATCGCGCCACGGTGGTGGAAAGCCCAGTTCGCGCCGAGTTCAAAGGCGATGCCACATTTCCCGGGATCAAAGATCTCAAGGTCTCGTGGACCTCATGGACCGAATACGATGGTGTCACCCACACCACAGTCACCCTCACGCCAATTCGGAAAAATGTGCAACTCGATGCGCTGAGTCTTTCAATTCCGCTGCGTCCAGACATGACGAAATATCTCTTTGGCGCGATGGGCGAGCATCCGCTCAAATTCCAGGCTCACGGAAGCTCGGCGAGCAGGCCCATGCGTCTCCACGGCCAGCGAGTCGAGTTGGGGCGTTTCATGCCTTATCTCTGGCTTAACAACTTGGACGAGGGTTTTGTGTGGTTCGCCAATTCCGATGCCAACTGGGTGAACAGCGGCGATCGCGCACCGATCGTGGTGGATAGCGGAGCCGAGGCGGGCATCACACTGCGCCTCATCGACAAACCCACCACGCTGACCGGACCTGTCACCTACTCGCTGGGATTCCAAGCCACGCCGGTGAAGCCGCTACGTGAGGATCGCTTCTCGCACCGCTGGGGCGAGACCGCCCACCAACCGGAAGTCAGCGATTACATTTACCTCCCAGGCTATGCACAACGAGTGGGCATGTGGGTGCCCATGGATACCCCCAAGCTCAAGAAATTCCTCGATGACCATTTGGCAAGAGGCATTTCCTGCTTTCCCTACGGCTCGATCAACGGCACGGGTGACAACAACCCGGTCTATGATTTCTTCAAGCCACTCTGGCACGCGCCGGGCGGTTATGTCTTCGGCCCGTTCAACTATTCCCGGAATTTCCCGAGCTACGAGAAGGATGGAAAGCGTGCCAACCCCTATGTCGGCGACGAACTCATCAAGACCCTGGTTACACACAACCTGACACGGGTCAACCCGGGTATCCCCTCCTATGCCGACTACCTCTGCTGGTCAGCGGAGGAACTCCAACGCCAGGTCGGGCCGACCAGCCTTTACACCGACCTTTCGAGCCATGTCGATCCGGCCTGGACCACGGATTTGAACAAGGTGAACCCGGCCCACCTTCAGGTAGATCAGTTCGGACGCAAAGTCTTTGATTACCGGATTCTTGGCCTGCGTGATCTGGCTCGCCGTCTCGCGGGTATCGTGCGCGAGAACAGCACGCCGGAGAGGCCACTGAGTTGGATGGCACACGATCAGAACCGCTTCTGCCCTGTTTACCACGGTTATGCCGATTGGTGGTATCCGGGCGAGCAGTATAACGATATCTGCGCAAAGGTGGGGCCGTTTGCCCTGATCGATGGAACCATTTCCCCCGAGCACTTTCGCGTTGAGTCTGCCGCCGAGCAGGCCTCGGGGGTGCCCAGTGTCTTGATCACCGATTTCTTGCGCTGGTCCTTCAAGCGCGATCCCGGCTACTGGGGTGCTACGAACCTGGGCGGGACCGTGACGACAGAACAGAAAAACGAAGCTGCTGATTCGGTCATCGCCCGCTGCGCGGTCGAGGGCGTGGAGTTTATCGCCTCGTGGGAGATGAAAGACCAATCTCCCGAGTGGTGGAAGTTGCGCGCGCGCCTCGGCATCGGTTCACCCCAAGCTCGCTTCTTCCCCTACTGGCGTCCGGGGTGCCCGGCAAAAACGAGCACGGACAAGGCATTGGTCTCGGCCTACGCATTCGATAGCCAACGCGCGGTGCTGGCCATTGCCAACACGCTTCCCAAGGAAACGCCGGTTGATGTGAGCGTGGATCTGGCAGCTCTCGGTTGGCCATCAGGTTCCGAACCCGTTCTCACCGATGAGCGAACAGGCGCGAGCATCCCATGGAACAACGGTCAATTCACCGTTCCAGTTAAAGCGAGGAACTACACCCTTGTGAGCCTGCAGCCATCACCTTCAAACCCATAA
- a CDS encoding FAD-dependent oxidoreductase, with product MNHPKTMNPDTTPTLGTFTEASRSTPVVNQLDVLICGGGPAGVAAAIAAAREGASTTLIEVNGCLGGVWTAGALSWIIDHENKVGVMKEILNRLEAGGFRARLSDGTWTNGYDPEGMKSVLEEMCMEAGIRIRLHTRVVAAGVDETKRLTHVITESKSGRQAWSATMFVDATGDGDLAAAAGCGFDMGRDEDGQTQPMSLMALLTGLDAAQVRGFISDEGLPWGVSLEALRREINRAGVEPSYSKPTLFRIHDNLFTLMANHQYLVKGTNADDVSRATLEARAEVRRIVDGLRKLGGCWSNLRLVSTGAQIGVREGRRIHGRYTVSADDLRNGARHEDAVTEVTFCVDIHSVDPKKDKGLHNGGIKTKPYQIPLRALIARDVDGLLLAGRCISGDFFAHASYRVTGNAVATGEAAGRHAAKAAVSLK from the coding sequence ATGAACCACCCTAAGACGATGAATCCTGACACCACACCAACTCTCGGCACCTTTACTGAAGCATCCCGTTCAACTCCCGTGGTAAATCAATTGGACGTGTTGATTTGCGGCGGTGGGCCGGCGGGAGTCGCCGCCGCGATCGCTGCCGCCCGCGAGGGGGCAAGCACGACGCTCATCGAGGTAAACGGCTGCCTAGGCGGCGTCTGGACTGCGGGTGCACTGAGTTGGATTATCGATCACGAAAACAAAGTCGGCGTGATGAAGGAGATCCTCAATCGCTTGGAAGCCGGCGGCTTTCGCGCCCGCCTGTCCGATGGCACCTGGACCAACGGCTACGATCCGGAGGGTATGAAAAGCGTGCTCGAAGAGATGTGCATGGAAGCCGGTATCCGCATCCGCCTCCACACGCGAGTGGTCGCTGCCGGGGTGGATGAAACCAAACGCCTCACCCATGTGATCACGGAATCAAAATCCGGCCGCCAAGCTTGGTCGGCGACGATGTTTGTCGATGCCACGGGCGATGGCGACCTCGCCGCAGCCGCCGGATGCGGTTTCGATATGGGGCGCGATGAGGACGGTCAAACCCAGCCGATGAGCCTGATGGCTCTGCTCACCGGACTCGATGCCGCCCAAGTGCGCGGCTTTATCTCCGACGAGGGCCTGCCATGGGGCGTTTCCTTGGAGGCCCTTCGCAGGGAAATTAACCGCGCGGGTGTGGAGCCATCCTACTCGAAGCCCACGCTCTTCCGCATCCACGACAACCTTTTCACCCTGATGGCCAATCACCAATATTTGGTCAAAGGAACGAATGCGGATGACGTCAGCCGCGCCACTCTCGAAGCCCGCGCGGAAGTGCGGCGCATCGTAGATGGGCTACGGAAGCTTGGCGGCTGCTGGTCCAACCTGCGTCTCGTCTCCACTGGCGCCCAGATCGGTGTGCGCGAAGGTCGTCGCATCCATGGCCGCTACACCGTGAGCGCTGACGACTTGCGTAACGGCGCCCGCCACGAAGACGCCGTGACTGAAGTCACCTTCTGCGTTGATATCCACTCGGTCGATCCGAAGAAGGACAAGGGCCTGCACAATGGCGGAATCAAGACAAAGCCCTACCAGATACCGCTGCGCGCCCTGATCGCCCGCGATGTCGATGGCCTGCTCTTGGCAGGCCGTTGCATTAGTGGAGATTTTTTCGCCCACGCCAGCTACCGCGTCACCGGCAATGCTGTGGCGACCGGAGAAGCCGCCGGCCGCCATGCGGCAAAGGCTGCTGTAAGCCTGAAGTAG
- a CDS encoding alpha-galactosidase, translating to MKHREFLPPDVEIVGLPARWQPMRAWSLDSLVQLKCMQDNYGGCFSQGRTMRAGRSTTVLEFVGQKVHKKNGATCVITSLAHPSGLDCEHQLSWQGKTPVFSSRVIVRNTSKKPVTLEMLSSFSLGGMTPYAPDDAPNRLFVHRYRSTWSAEGRLDTQSIEQLQLERSWIGHGIACERFGQVGSMPVRGFFPFVALEDREAGVLWGAQIACPGSWQMDVFRKDDFVALSGGQADRELGHWCKTLEQGDSYETPPATLACIKGNLDQLAQRLTSAQELPLTALPKFENELPIVVNEWCTSWGNPTQENLLALAKRLQGTPAKYLVIDDGWAERPDGGIQQNGDWIINRKAFPDGLAASCKAIRDYGLIPGIWFEFEVCNPGSKAFDLTDHHLQRDGRVLQVGSRRYWDFRDPFTFEYLTKKVIHLLRDNGFGYLKVDYNETIGFGVDGAESPGEGLRQHLEGVQRFFRKMREAIPDLVIENCSSGGHRLEPSMMGLCAMGSFSDAHETREIPIIAANLQRLILPRQSQIWAVLRKTDTAQRLAYSLAANFLGRMCLSGEVNDLSPAQWQLTESAMELYRRVFPIIRDGHSTFHGEVGKSWRHPQGWQAVLRTSKNGKRALLVAHTFGKPFPKSVGIPLPDTGWEVEEAWPLKSGLKCRLIGKSLRLELADEFRATVISLRHS from the coding sequence GTGAAACACCGCGAGTTCCTGCCGCCGGATGTTGAGATCGTTGGCCTGCCGGCACGTTGGCAACCGATGCGCGCATGGTCGCTTGATTCGCTCGTCCAGCTCAAGTGCATGCAGGACAACTACGGCGGCTGCTTTTCCCAAGGACGAACGATGCGGGCGGGGCGCTCAACGACCGTTCTCGAATTCGTCGGCCAGAAGGTTCACAAGAAAAACGGTGCTACCTGCGTCATTACCTCGCTTGCGCATCCCTCGGGACTGGACTGCGAGCATCAGCTTTCCTGGCAGGGAAAAACGCCTGTCTTCTCAAGCCGTGTAATCGTGCGCAATACCAGCAAAAAACCGGTCACCCTCGAGATGCTCAGCAGTTTCTCGCTTGGCGGCATGACGCCCTATGCTCCCGACGATGCGCCGAACCGTTTGTTCGTGCATCGCTATCGTTCCACTTGGAGCGCCGAAGGCCGCCTCGACACGCAAAGTATCGAGCAACTCCAGCTCGAACGTTCGTGGATCGGTCACGGCATCGCCTGCGAACGATTTGGCCAGGTCGGCTCGATGCCCGTGCGTGGATTTTTCCCCTTCGTCGCTCTGGAGGATCGCGAAGCGGGTGTGCTCTGGGGTGCGCAAATCGCCTGTCCCGGCTCGTGGCAGATGGACGTGTTCCGCAAGGATGATTTCGTCGCGCTCTCGGGTGGCCAGGCCGACCGTGAACTCGGGCATTGGTGCAAGACGCTCGAGCAGGGCGATTCCTACGAGACTCCGCCCGCCACGCTTGCCTGCATCAAGGGGAATCTCGATCAACTTGCCCAGCGCCTCACCTCTGCGCAGGAACTCCCGCTGACCGCTCTTCCAAAGTTTGAAAACGAGCTGCCCATCGTGGTGAACGAGTGGTGCACGAGCTGGGGCAATCCGACTCAGGAAAACCTTCTGGCGTTGGCCAAACGCCTCCAGGGGACGCCGGCGAAGTACCTCGTCATAGATGATGGCTGGGCGGAGCGGCCAGACGGCGGCATCCAGCAAAACGGCGACTGGATAATCAACCGCAAGGCCTTTCCCGATGGTCTTGCCGCCTCCTGTAAGGCTATCCGCGACTACGGGCTCATCCCCGGCATCTGGTTCGAGTTCGAGGTCTGCAATCCGGGATCAAAGGCCTTCGATCTTACCGATCACCATCTTCAGCGCGATGGTCGCGTGCTTCAGGTCGGCAGTCGCCGCTACTGGGATTTCCGCGACCCGTTCACGTTCGAATATCTCACCAAGAAGGTCATCCACCTCCTGCGCGACAATGGTTTTGGTTACCTCAAGGTTGATTACAACGAGACCATCGGCTTCGGTGTGGACGGTGCCGAATCTCCAGGCGAAGGGCTGCGCCAACACCTCGAAGGCGTGCAAAGATTCTTCCGCAAGATGCGAGAAGCGATTCCCGACCTCGTGATCGAAAATTGCTCGTCGGGCGGACACCGGCTCGAACCCTCGATGATGGGCCTCTGCGCGATGGGATCGTTTTCCGACGCCCACGAGACGCGGGAGATCCCGATCATCGCAGCCAACCTCCAGCGCCTCATCCTGCCGCGCCAGTCTCAGATCTGGGCCGTATTGCGCAAGACGGACACCGCACAGCGCCTTGCCTACTCGCTGGCGGCGAATTTCCTCGGCCGGATGTGCCTATCGGGAGAGGTCAACGACCTCAGCCCTGCACAATGGCAACTCACCGAGTCCGCGATGGAACTCTACCGCCGCGTGTTTCCAATAATCCGCGATGGCCATTCTACCTTCCACGGCGAAGTCGGCAAAAGCTGGCGCCACCCGCAAGGTTGGCAGGCCGTACTCCGCACCTCGAAAAACGGCAAGCGCGCCCTGCTCGTCGCCCATACCTTCGGCAAACCGTTTCCGAAATCCGTAGGGATACCTTTGCCGGATACTGGATGGGAAGTGGAGGAAGCTTGGCCGTTAAAGTCCGGACTCAAATGCCGCCTAATCGGCAAATCGCTGCGGCTAGAACTCGCCGACGAATTCCGCGCGACCGTCATTTCTTTGCGACACTCATGA